In Candidatus Contubernalis alkalaceticus, the following proteins share a genomic window:
- the ruvA gene encoding Holliday junction branch migration protein RuvA produces MLSYICGKLVQAGTDYIVVENNKLGYKIHIAPGGHSLLPQKNDEVKIYTHLYLKEDQIILYGFLQPDDVALFQLLLTVSGVGPKLAVAVTGTMSAAAFYLAVINEDVNTLTGIPGVGKKSSKRLILELKEKITALTKESGILLQEQAGSDNFQELLEALSSLGYGQKESLEAIRYVQGQENADKSLEEILRLSLKYLAG; encoded by the coding sequence TTGCTGTCATATATATGCGGGAAACTCGTCCAGGCCGGAACTGATTATATTGTGGTGGAAAATAATAAATTGGGTTACAAAATACATATTGCTCCCGGAGGACATTCTCTTCTGCCGCAGAAGAATGATGAGGTTAAAATCTATACACATCTTTACTTAAAAGAGGATCAGATTATATTATACGGTTTTTTACAGCCTGATGATGTTGCCCTTTTTCAACTGCTCTTGACCGTCTCGGGGGTTGGGCCTAAACTGGCGGTGGCGGTAACCGGCACTATGTCTGCGGCTGCATTTTATCTGGCAGTAATCAATGAAGATGTGAATACTCTGACTGGGATTCCCGGGGTTGGCAAAAAATCATCGAAGCGTCTTATCTTAGAACTAAAAGAGAAAATAACTGCCCTGACCAAAGAATCGGGAATATTACTTCAGGAGCAGGCTGGAAGTGATAATTTCCAGGAACTGTTGGAGGCGTTATCCTCCCTGGGTTATGGTCAAAAGGAATCCCTGGAAGCCATTAGATATGTTCAGGGACAGGAAAATGCTGATAAATCCCTGGAGGAAATACTAAGGTTATCACTTAAATATTTGGCCGGTTAA
- the queA gene encoding tRNA preQ1(34) S-adenosylmethionine ribosyltransferase-isomerase QueA, whose amino-acid sequence MDVSEFEYLLPSELIAQQPLPCRGDSRMLCLDRAGKKIEHKYFRELDYYLKPGDTLVLNDTRVIPARLIGHRSGTGGKVEVFLVKKIEQKKSQCTWDVLVKPGKRVRPGNQLVFGEGQLRAEVLKCTEGGGRVLTFYYDGIFEEVLAKLGILPLPPYIKKQLKDSERYQTVYSRFEGSVAAPTAGLHFTPEKLKALKFKGVRTVFITLHVGLGTFRPVKTEEVEKHKMHEEYYSVSPEAALLLNQALGEKARIIAVGTTSCRVLETIKGEDSFSPGNGCTDIFIYPGYKFKAIDGLLTNFHLPRSTLIMLVSAFGGKKLVMKAYREAVKMRYRFYSFGDAMLIL is encoded by the coding sequence ATGGATGTTTCAGAGTTTGAATATCTCCTTCCTTCTGAGCTAATTGCCCAACAACCCCTTCCATGCCGAGGGGATTCTCGGATGCTTTGCTTAGATCGGGCTGGGAAAAAAATTGAACACAAGTATTTTCGGGAACTGGACTATTATTTAAAACCGGGGGACACTCTTGTGTTGAACGACACAAGGGTAATTCCTGCTCGTTTAATTGGACATAGAAGCGGCACCGGTGGGAAAGTTGAAGTGTTTTTGGTAAAAAAAATAGAGCAAAAAAAGAGTCAATGTACCTGGGATGTACTGGTTAAACCAGGAAAAAGGGTCCGCCCGGGGAACCAGCTGGTTTTCGGTGAAGGGCAGTTGAGGGCAGAGGTTTTGAAGTGCACTGAAGGAGGGGGACGAGTCCTTACTTTTTACTATGATGGGATTTTCGAAGAGGTTTTGGCAAAATTAGGAATTTTACCCTTACCTCCTTATATCAAAAAACAACTGAAGGACTCAGAGCGCTACCAGACGGTTTATTCCCGTTTTGAAGGGTCAGTGGCGGCACCCACGGCGGGGCTTCATTTTACCCCTGAAAAACTAAAGGCACTTAAATTCAAGGGAGTCAGGACGGTTTTTATTACCCTGCATGTGGGGCTGGGTACTTTTCGACCGGTAAAAACAGAGGAAGTAGAAAAACACAAAATGCATGAAGAATATTATTCGGTTTCTCCTGAAGCGGCATTATTATTAAATCAGGCCCTGGGTGAAAAGGCCAGGATTATAGCTGTAGGGACTACATCCTGCCGTGTACTGGAAACCATTAAAGGGGAAGATAGTTTTTCTCCGGGAAACGGGTGCACAGATATATTTATTTACCCCGGCTATAAGTTTAAAGCTATTGACGGTCTTTTAACCAATTTCCATCTTCCCCGGTCTACACTAATTATGCTGGTTAGTGCCTTTGGGGGGAAGAAATTGGTTATGAAGGCTTACCGGGAGGCGGTAAAAATGCGGTATAGATTTTACAGCTTCGGGGATGCTATGTTAATATTATAA
- the ruvB gene encoding Holliday junction branch migration DNA helicase RuvB: MEERLVSAGAGEEEQKIDRALRPVNFNNFIGQQKIKSNLKVFIQAAQEREESLDHVLLYGPPGLGKTTLAYIIARQMGVNIRVTSGPAIERPGDLAAIVTNLGQGDVLFIDEIHRLHRSVEEILYPAMEDFALDFIIGKGPSARSLRLDLAPFTLIGATTRAGLLSSPLRDRFGVVNRLEYYQKEDLKRIILNSADFLNISISAAGALKIAESSRGTPRISNRLLKRVRDFAQVQGSGEIDEEIAVRALGLLEVDHLGLDHTDRKMLTVMIEKFSGGPVGLDTLAAAISEESETIEDVYEPYLIQIGFISRTPRGRVVTPQVYRHLNIESKNYVQKSLLD; the protein is encoded by the coding sequence GTGGAAGAAAGGTTGGTTTCTGCTGGAGCAGGAGAAGAGGAACAAAAAATAGACCGGGCCCTGCGTCCTGTAAATTTTAATAATTTTATAGGGCAGCAAAAGATTAAAAGCAACCTGAAGGTTTTTATCCAGGCAGCCCAGGAAAGAGAAGAATCCCTGGACCATGTTCTTTTATATGGACCTCCGGGGTTGGGGAAAACTACTTTGGCCTATATCATTGCCCGGCAGATGGGGGTGAACATTCGGGTTACCTCCGGCCCGGCCATAGAGAGGCCCGGAGACCTGGCGGCCATTGTAACCAATTTGGGGCAGGGGGATGTTTTGTTTATTGATGAGATTCACCGCCTTCACAGAAGCGTGGAGGAAATCCTTTATCCCGCTATGGAGGATTTTGCCCTGGATTTTATTATCGGCAAAGGTCCCAGCGCTCGATCCCTGAGACTGGACTTGGCCCCCTTCACATTGATTGGAGCTACCACCCGGGCAGGTCTTTTATCCTCACCCTTAAGGGATCGTTTTGGGGTGGTAAACCGTTTAGAGTATTATCAAAAGGAAGACTTGAAGAGAATTATCTTAAATTCTGCTGATTTCTTGAACATTTCAATATCTGCTGCCGGTGCTTTAAAAATAGCAGAGAGTTCCAGGGGTACCCCCCGGATTTCTAACAGACTGCTGAAAAGGGTTCGGGATTTTGCCCAGGTTCAAGGCAGCGGTGAGATTGATGAAGAAATTGCCGTTCGTGCTTTAGGCCTTCTAGAAGTGGACCACCTGGGGTTAGATCATACTGACCGTAAGATGCTTACGGTGATGATTGAAAAGTTCTCCGGTGGACCTGTGGGTCTGGATACCCTGGCCGCGGCCATCAGTGAGGAATCAGAGACTATAGAAGATGTTTATGAGCCTTATCTCATTCAAATAGGATTTATCAGCCGGACCCCCCGGGGCAGGGTAGTTACTCCTCAGGTATACCGGCACCTTAATATAGAAAGTAAAAATTATGTCCAAAAAAGTCTATTGGATTAA
- a CDS encoding YebC/PmpR family DNA-binding transcriptional regulator, with protein sequence MAGHSKWANIKHRKARVDEQKGKIFTKLSKELMVAAREGGGDIDTNFRLRLAVQKAREENIPNDNINRAIKKALGDNEGIKLEEITYEGYGPSGVAVMLDIVTDNRNRTAGEIRNILSRNGGNLGETGCVAWMFSRQGYISIEKGQISMDEDEIMLLALEAGAEDFRVEEDIYEVITVPENMEKVKEILTGEGIEMKISELTMVPQSVVEINDQDEAAQIISLMETLEDHDDVQNVYANFEIPEELMNSL encoded by the coding sequence ATGGCGGGTCATTCAAAGTGGGCAAACATTAAACATAGGAAGGCCAGGGTGGACGAACAGAAGGGTAAAATATTTACTAAACTATCCAAGGAGTTGATGGTGGCTGCCCGTGAAGGTGGAGGGGACATTGATACAAATTTTCGTTTACGCTTAGCGGTTCAAAAAGCTCGGGAAGAGAATATCCCCAATGATAATATAAATCGTGCTATCAAAAAAGCCCTGGGAGATAATGAAGGTATTAAATTGGAGGAAATTACTTACGAAGGATATGGACCCTCCGGTGTAGCCGTAATGCTGGATATAGTGACAGATAACCGCAATCGCACCGCCGGGGAAATTAGAAACATTTTATCCAGAAATGGTGGAAATTTAGGTGAGACCGGGTGTGTTGCCTGGATGTTTTCACGGCAGGGGTACATTTCAATAGAAAAGGGCCAAATCTCCATGGATGAGGATGAAATTATGCTGCTGGCTCTGGAGGCGGGGGCAGAGGATTTTAGGGTTGAAGAGGACATTTATGAAGTTATAACAGTACCTGAAAATATGGAAAAGGTAAAGGAAATCCTAACAGGTGAAGGGATTGAAATGAAAATATCTGAGCTCACTATGGTTCCACAGAGTGTAGTTGAAATTAATGACCAGGATGAGGCAGCTCAAATAATCAGCCTTATGGAAACCCTGGAGGACCATGATGATGTTCAAAATGTATATGCCAATTTTGAGATACCGGAGGAATTGATGAATTCTTTGTAA
- a CDS encoding epoxyqueuosine reductase QueH: MKMLVHMCCAPCSTASIAKFKDLGYRVKGFFYNPNIHPYREFKTRLETLKQYCREEDIPIIVEDRYLLDLFLRETVFHEEARCSYCYRMRLLATARKAEEEGINYISSTLLISPYQDHEQLMKIGSESAQKYGRTFIYEDLRPLFKDSIALSRERGIYRQSYCGCIYSEKERYYKHKNSFF; encoded by the coding sequence ATGAAAATGCTTGTGCATATGTGCTGTGCTCCTTGCAGTACTGCTTCTATTGCAAAATTTAAGGATTTAGGATATAGGGTGAAGGGCTTTTTTTATAATCCCAACATTCACCCCTATAGAGAGTTTAAAACAAGGTTGGAAACTCTGAAACAATACTGCCGGGAAGAAGATATCCCTATTATTGTAGAGGACCGATATCTGCTGGATTTGTTTCTAAGGGAGACGGTTTTCCATGAGGAGGCACGCTGTTCATACTGTTACCGTATGCGTCTCTTAGCGACAGCTAGAAAAGCCGAGGAGGAGGGTATTAACTATATCTCCTCTACACTGCTGATCAGCCCTTATCAGGATCACGAACAATTAATGAAGATTGGGTCAGAATCGGCCCAAAAATATGGGCGGACTTTTATTTATGAGGACTTAAGGCCTTTGTTTAAAGACAGTATTGCTCTTTCCCGGGAAAGGGGCATTTATCGTCAATCTTATTGCGGTTGCATTTACAGTGAAAAGGAACGATATTATAAGCATAAAAATTCTTTTTTTTAA
- a CDS encoding twin-arginine translocase TatA/TatE family subunit, with protein sequence MIGRLGSTELLIIFGVVLVVFGPSKLPELGRSLGRGIREFRQATHGLKESIEVEVEDPDKEEL encoded by the coding sequence ATGATAGGAAGACTTGGATCTACGGAGCTATTAATTATTTTTGGCGTTGTGCTAGTTGTTTTTGGCCCCAGCAAATTACCTGAATTGGGAAGGTCCCTGGGTAGAGGCATCCGAGAATTCAGACAAGCAACCCACGGACTAAAGGAAAGTATTGAGGTGGAGGTAGAGGATCCAGACAAAGAAGAATTATAG
- a CDS encoding permease, with the protein MYIEILLSGLYALQYYLSAHVLTCLIPAFFIAGGIAVFISSTSILKYFGPQTKKYLSYSVGSVSGVVLAVCSCTILPLFAGIYRKGAGLGPAITFLYAGPAINLLAIVLTARVLGFELGAGRAIGAIIFAVVIGVIMSLVFGKEEKEKKDKFVELPQEEGGKTGGQMLVFFGLLVAILLFGTAGISNLSKVLILSVLILVLVFVLKKWYTREEVTEWFGETFNLVKLIFPILLVGVFVTGMLEQIIPPDWISGYVGQNTLQANFLASIFGSLMYFSTLTEVPILETLRNLGMGNGPSLTLLLAGPALSLPNMLAIRNIMGTKKTAVYVVLVVVMATITGMIFGNIYP; encoded by the coding sequence ATGTATATAGAGATATTGTTAAGTGGTCTTTACGCGCTGCAGTATTATCTTTCTGCGCATGTGCTTACTTGTTTAATTCCGGCCTTTTTTATAGCCGGAGGTATTGCCGTTTTTATATCCAGTACTTCAATATTGAAATATTTTGGACCGCAGACCAAAAAATATTTATCTTACAGTGTAGGTTCAGTTTCCGGTGTAGTGCTGGCTGTCTGCTCCTGCACCATCTTACCTCTATTTGCAGGGATTTACCGCAAGGGGGCGGGACTGGGTCCAGCCATAACCTTTCTTTATGCGGGGCCGGCCATCAATCTGCTGGCCATTGTACTGACTGCCCGGGTACTGGGATTTGAACTGGGAGCCGGCAGAGCCATTGGGGCAATAATATTCGCAGTTGTTATTGGGGTAATTATGTCTCTGGTGTTCGGGAAAGAGGAAAAGGAAAAGAAAGATAAGTTTGTTGAACTTCCCCAGGAAGAAGGAGGTAAAACCGGGGGGCAGATGCTGGTGTTTTTTGGACTCCTGGTGGCCATTCTGCTTTTTGGTACTGCAGGGATTTCTAACCTGAGTAAAGTTCTAATTTTATCGGTGCTGATTTTGGTTCTGGTCTTTGTCCTTAAAAAGTGGTATACCCGGGAGGAAGTTACGGAATGGTTCGGGGAAACATTCAACCTGGTTAAGTTAATTTTTCCTATTTTGCTGGTGGGAGTATTTGTGACCGGTATGTTGGAACAAATTATTCCTCCAGATTGGATTTCGGGTTATGTGGGGCAGAATACTCTGCAGGCTAATTTTTTGGCTTCCATATTCGGATCACTGATGTATTTCTCAACTCTAACGGAAGTTCCTATTTTAGAAACATTGAGGAATTTAGGGATGGGTAATGGTCCTTCGTTAACTTTACTTCTGGCCGGTCCGGCCTTGAGTTTGCCTAATATGCTGGCTATTAGAAATATAATGGGAACGAAAAAGACGGCTGTTTATGTTGTTTTAGTGGTAGTTATGGCTACTATAACCGGAATGATTTTCGGGAATATCTATCCTTAA
- a CDS encoding DUF2905 domain-containing protein, with the protein MFNLESLGRIILSIGGLLILIGLVVTLMGRFTGLGRLPGDIFIQRDNFTFYFPLATTIIISIVLTLLLNFFRRF; encoded by the coding sequence ATGTTTAATCTGGAGAGTTTGGGAAGAATTATTCTATCCATTGGGGGACTTCTGATTCTGATTGGACTGGTTGTAACACTGATGGGAAGGTTTACAGGGCTGGGCAGACTCCCTGGAGACATTTTTATTCAGAGGGATAATTTTACTTTTTATTTCCCTCTGGCAACCACTATCATTATTAGTATTGTTTTAACACTACTCTTAAATTTTTTCAGAAGGTTTTAA
- the arsB gene encoding ACR3 family arsenite efflux transporter produces the protein MALEEQAKKAKSLGLFEKYLTLWVLICMAVGTLLGFVFPGFAAALDRLQVYNVSIPIGILLFFMIYPIMVQIDFQTVVEAFKAPKPVIITLIINWAIKPFTMAFIAWFFMRIVWAPFIPTDAADMYIAGMILLGIAPCTAMVLVWSYLAKGNMGHTLVMVAINSLTMLFLYAPLGSLLLSVADVPVPFLTIILSIAFYVGLPLVAGYITRTRLIQSRGLEWYDSVFLRSMGRISIFALLVTLIVLFILQGEVIVMFPLVILMIAIPLIIQTFLIFGIGFFTCKFTKVSYEDMAPTSMIGASNHFEVAIAVAVMLFGLGSGAALATVVGVLIEVPIMLLLVRICLRYKHLFASREELLLKEE, from the coding sequence ATGGCATTGGAAGAACAAGCGAAAAAAGCCAAATCCTTGGGATTATTCGAAAAATATTTAACCCTATGGGTACTGATATGCATGGCGGTGGGAACATTACTGGGATTTGTATTTCCTGGATTTGCAGCGGCCTTAGATCGGTTGCAGGTATATAATGTTTCTATTCCCATTGGTATATTATTATTTTTCATGATTTATCCCATTATGGTTCAGATTGATTTTCAGACTGTTGTAGAGGCGTTTAAAGCTCCTAAGCCGGTGATTATTACTCTAATTATAAATTGGGCTATTAAACCATTTACCATGGCCTTTATTGCCTGGTTTTTTATGCGAATTGTATGGGCGCCTTTTATTCCCACTGATGCTGCAGATATGTACATTGCCGGTATGATTCTCTTGGGGATTGCTCCCTGCACGGCTATGGTGTTGGTATGGAGTTACTTGGCCAAAGGTAACATGGGGCATACTCTGGTTATGGTGGCCATAAACTCATTAACTATGCTATTTTTATATGCGCCCCTGGGAAGCCTGCTTTTGAGTGTGGCTGATGTCCCTGTTCCGTTTCTTACTATTATTTTATCGATTGCTTTCTATGTAGGGCTGCCCCTGGTGGCCGGTTATATTACCAGAACCAGGTTAATACAAAGCAGAGGGTTAGAATGGTATGATAGTGTTTTCTTGCGATCCATGGGAAGGATTTCGATTTTTGCGCTTTTGGTTACCCTAATTGTGCTGTTTATCCTGCAGGGTGAGGTAATTGTAATGTTCCCGCTGGTTATTTTAATGATTGCCATACCACTAATCATTCAGACTTTTTTGATCTTTGGAATTGGCTTTTTCACTTGTAAATTTACCAAAGTTTCTTATGAGGATATGGCTCCTACATCAATGATCGGAGCCAGCAACCATTTTGAAGTAGCTATAGCTGTTGCAGTAATGCTCTTTGGTTTAGGTTCCGGGGCCGCGCTGGCTACAGTAGTGGGAGTGCTTATAGAAGTACCAATCATGCTGCTGCTGGTGAGGATTTGTTTAAGATATAAACACCTGTTTGCCTCCCGGGAAGAACTATTGCTAAAGGAAGAATAG
- the ruvC gene encoding crossover junction endodeoxyribonuclease RuvC — protein MLSMGIDPGIALTGYGIVKEQKGNLILVTYGCIRTTKDEDTCRRLVKIYQNLRELMEEYSPDSIAVEELFFNKNVRSAFRVGEARGVALLAAAHFGVEAFEYTPLQVKQSVVGYGRAAKSQIQEMVKIMLKIKTPVKPDDAADALALAICHCHSRVLKIKGIL, from the coding sequence TTGCTGTCCATGGGAATAGACCCCGGGATTGCCCTCACCGGGTACGGAATTGTGAAGGAACAAAAAGGAAATCTTATTTTAGTTACCTATGGTTGTATACGAACCACTAAGGATGAAGATACCTGCCGGCGGTTGGTTAAAATCTATCAAAATCTAAGAGAATTGATGGAGGAGTATTCGCCGGATTCCATTGCAGTGGAGGAGCTTTTTTTTAATAAAAACGTACGCTCCGCCTTTCGGGTGGGGGAAGCCAGGGGAGTTGCCCTGTTAGCAGCGGCCCATTTCGGCGTGGAGGCCTTTGAATATACCCCTTTACAGGTTAAACAGAGTGTTGTGGGATATGGACGAGCTGCTAAAAGCCAGATTCAGGAAATGGTTAAAATCATGTTAAAGATAAAAACCCCTGTAAAACCCGATGATGCAGCAGACGCTTTGGCTCTGGCCATCTGTCACTGTCATTCCCGGGTTTTAAAAATTAAGGGTATTCTCTAG
- the nadE gene encoding NAD(+) synthase — protein MEKYIAKLVDWIEEQVKEANAQGTVFGLSGGVDSSVVAAICKRAHPKQSLGVIMPCYSEPMDEEHALLVADSLCLQFKTILLDDVFDLMLQKFGNDSEVEHNDLSVANIKPRLRMTCLYFYAARHNYLVVGSSNRSELEVGYFTKHGDGAVDIMPLAGLTKGQVTEMAHVLDIPREILEKPPSGGLWPGQTDEAEMGVTYKQLDKFLLTGQGEAKVRETVKKMNKKSQHKRKIPPVPRFTFE, from the coding sequence ATGGAAAAATATATAGCAAAATTGGTAGATTGGATAGAAGAACAGGTAAAAGAGGCTAACGCTCAGGGAACTGTCTTTGGATTAAGCGGAGGAGTGGATTCATCGGTGGTGGCAGCCATCTGTAAGAGGGCGCATCCTAAACAATCATTGGGAGTAATTATGCCTTGTTACAGTGAACCAATGGATGAGGAACATGCTCTGCTGGTGGCGGACAGTTTATGTCTGCAGTTTAAAACTATTCTTTTGGATGATGTTTTTGACCTGATGCTGCAAAAGTTTGGGAATGACAGCGAAGTGGAGCATAATGATCTGTCTGTTGCCAATATAAAACCACGGCTTCGGATGACCTGTTTGTATTTTTATGCGGCCCGACATAATTATCTGGTGGTAGGAAGCAGCAATCGCAGTGAACTGGAAGTAGGTTATTTTACCAAGCACGGTGATGGAGCGGTTGATATCATGCCTCTGGCCGGTTTAACCAAGGGTCAGGTGACGGAAATGGCCCATGTGCTGGATATACCCAGAGAAATATTAGAAAAGCCTCCCTCCGGTGGGCTTTGGCCGGGACAGACTGACGAGGCTGAGATGGGAGTAACCTATAAACAGCTGGATAAATTTCTTTTGACCGGGCAGGGTGAAGCAAAGGTTCGGGAGACAGTAAAAAAGATGAATAAGAAGAGCCAACATAAGAGAAAAATTCCCCCGGTTCCCCGCTTTACCTTTGAATAA
- a CDS encoding thioredoxin family protein, with translation MEIKVLGPGCKKCEALQKAVKEAADELQTDISITKITDMEEILDHDVMMTPGLVINGKVKAFGKVYKKDQIKKWIQEEM, from the coding sequence ATGGAAATTAAAGTATTAGGTCCAGGCTGTAAAAAGTGTGAGGCCCTGCAGAAAGCGGTTAAAGAGGCTGCCGACGAACTGCAGACAGATATATCTATTACTAAAATTACTGATATGGAAGAAATACTGGACCATGATGTAATGATGACCCCTGGATTGGTCATCAATGGAAAAGTTAAAGCTTTTGGGAAGGTGTATAAAAAAGATCAAATTAAAAAGTGGATTCAAGAAGAAATGTAA
- a CDS encoding ArsR/SmtB family transcription factor has product MQNDILQKKAEYFKALSHPTRLRILELLTKGEYCVCEEICVCDLLRELRLEQSNVSQHLAVLRKQGIVTARKQGMKVLYSIKNPKVYEVIDYVSKIIKQEIMDDVTLVEQLKTTVKKSV; this is encoded by the coding sequence ATGCAAAATGACATTCTCCAAAAAAAAGCAGAATATTTTAAAGCTTTATCACATCCTACACGGTTAAGAATTTTAGAACTGTTGACCAAAGGGGAATACTGTGTGTGTGAAGAAATATGTGTATGTGATCTGCTTAGAGAGTTGCGGTTGGAGCAGTCAAATGTTTCGCAGCATTTGGCTGTATTGAGGAAGCAGGGCATTGTTACGGCGCGGAAACAGGGGATGAAGGTTCTTTATTCTATAAAAAACCCCAAGGTGTATGAAGTTATAGATTATGTGTCTAAAATAATTAAACAGGAAATAATGGATGACGTGACCCTTGTTGAGCAGTTGAAAACTACTGTAAAAAAAAGTGTTTAA